A stretch of the Campylobacter sp. 19-13652 genome encodes the following:
- a CDS encoding COG3400 family protein, with protein sequence MKNILILAEGVLAKHFINRLAGSKLGAYYYTVISNDERITKMELNKQRFKLLEFDPTSLSKFKFNTSSQSYAQAIIVTSSKRDTYACYENIREVNKEVEVVMLSMWSLTEYKDVLENDKRLDVIDGKNTMATKLVDSLPEMPLFADNIGLGEGEIMEVRVPAHSPYAYRNIGSIQQRKWRIALVIREGDIVLPNSAEKIRPGDSLITVGDPNVLENVFRAIKRDQAQFPNPFGTNIYCLIDMSIQNEADILRLIDSALFMHYKIANKKLFFKVLNPTLNSAYEALRVLDEAGVSVMIEYENIGVMDILGDTANLDIGLVISDSRFFFKFKKELYSLGLPVLKIGDVSLQQVNSGVILGGDEDELQDHSAVIMDVCSQLGLRTELFCYNTQSNTNELIDYFDGLSRLFEKSVKVSVFSEENPLLMLQKRSDFMQFVIFDEAIVNSDFWAVFSTKFNRLYRLLSKNAQLFIPSSDKFE encoded by the coding sequence TTCTAGCAGAAGGCGTCTTGGCTAAGCACTTTATAAACCGTCTTGCAGGCTCAAAGCTAGGCGCATACTACTACACCGTAATATCAAACGATGAGCGCATAACAAAAATGGAACTAAATAAGCAAAGATTTAAGCTACTTGAGTTTGATCCGACAAGCCTTTCTAAGTTTAAATTTAACACCTCCTCACAATCATATGCACAAGCCATTATTGTAACAAGCTCAAAGCGCGACACCTACGCCTGCTATGAAAACATACGAGAAGTCAATAAAGAAGTCGAGGTCGTGATGCTTTCTATGTGGTCTTTAACGGAGTATAAAGACGTATTAGAAAACGACAAAAGGCTTGATGTAATAGACGGCAAAAACACCATGGCTACAAAGCTAGTCGATAGCCTGCCTGAAATGCCGCTATTTGCCGATAATATAGGGCTTGGAGAGGGCGAGATAATGGAAGTTAGAGTACCAGCTCACAGCCCATATGCGTATAGAAATATAGGCAGTATCCAGCAGCGAAAATGGCGCATAGCCTTAGTTATTAGAGAGGGCGATATAGTCTTACCAAACTCCGCTGAAAAGATCCGCCCAGGCGATAGCCTAATCACAGTAGGAGATCCAAATGTCCTTGAGAATGTCTTTCGCGCTATAAAACGAGATCAAGCGCAGTTTCCAAATCCATTTGGAACAAATATCTACTGCTTGATTGATATGAGCATACAAAATGAGGCAGATATTTTAAGACTTATTGATAGTGCACTTTTTATGCACTACAAAATCGCTAATAAAAAGCTATTTTTCAAGGTTTTAAACCCTACATTAAATTCAGCTTATGAGGCACTTAGGGTGCTTGACGAGGCTGGGGTAAGCGTGATGATAGAGTATGAAAATATCGGAGTTATGGATATTTTAGGTGATACAGCAAATCTAGACATTGGGCTAGTCATAAGCGATAGTAGGTTTTTCTTTAAATTTAAAAAAGAGCTTTACTCGCTTGGGCTACCTGTGTTAAAAATAGGCGATGTAAGCCTGCAGCAAGTAAACTCTGGCGTCATACTAGGAGGCGATGAGGACGAGCTGCAAGACCACTCGGCTGTAATTATGGACGTATGCAGTCAGCTTGGGCTAAGAACTGAGCTTTTTTGCTACAACACTCAATCAAACACAAACGAGCTTATTGATTATTTTGACGGACTTAGCCGCCTTTTTGAAAAAAGCGTAAAAGTGAGCGTATTTAGCGAGGAAAATCCCCTTTTAATGCTTCAAAAAAGGAGCGATTTTATGCAGTTTGTAATCTTTGATGAGGCGATAGTAAATAGCGATTTTTGGGCGGTTTTTAGCACTAAATTTAATAGACTTTACAGACTACTTAGTAAAAACGCACAACTTTTTATACCATCATCTGATAAATTTGAATAA